Proteins encoded in a region of the Halostella limicola genome:
- a CDS encoding DUF7386 family protein: protein MTRRTSLKITGERQRRLDHVREIVASGPDDDPPMSDVLDAALEHLIQSEENFQAARDELDPVTIQRFNTDVVGLQYRTRVESRWR, encoded by the coding sequence ATGACTCGACGAACGAGCCTGAAGATCACCGGCGAACGGCAACGCCGTCTCGACCACGTCCGGGAGATCGTCGCGAGCGGTCCCGACGATGACCCGCCCATGTCCGACGTTCTCGATGCGGCTTTGGAGCACTTGATACAGAGCGAGGAGAACTTCCAAGCAGCACGCGACGAGTTGGACCCCGTGACAATTCAGCGGTTCAACACCGACGTTGTCGGGTTGCAGTATCGGACGCGGGTGGAGAGTCGCTGGCGGTAG
- a CDS encoding phosphatase PAP2 family protein, protein MSLSWWSVTTLGNYEVLIAIALAYGLVIRQFDVTPLALVVGAIALTTWLKATLAVPRPPGSAVTGYAMPSGHALVSTVCYGTLAVIEDRGLGPRTLVVGCLVAAIAVSRVVIGVHYVVDVVVGVTIGVVLIAAGVAAQRRLTAADVLPMAHNAEGSP, encoded by the coding sequence GTGAGCCTGTCGTGGTGGTCCGTGACGACGCTCGGGAACTACGAGGTCCTGATAGCGATAGCGCTTGCGTACGGGCTCGTCATCCGCCAGTTCGACGTGACGCCACTGGCACTAGTCGTCGGAGCAATCGCACTCACGACGTGGCTGAAAGCGACGCTTGCCGTTCCGAGACCGCCTGGGTCGGCGGTCACCGGGTACGCGATGCCGAGCGGGCACGCGCTCGTCTCGACCGTCTGCTATGGAACGCTGGCGGTCATCGAGGACCGAGGACTCGGCCCACGGACGCTGGTCGTCGGCTGTCTCGTCGCGGCGATCGCGGTGTCTCGCGTCGTCATCGGCGTCCACTACGTCGTGGATGTCGTGGTCGGAGTGACGATCGGTGTCGTCCTGATCGCCGCTGGCGTCGCTGCTCAACGACGGTTGACCGCGGCCGACGTTCTGCCCATGGCCCACAACGCGGAGGGATCGCCGTGA
- a CDS encoding sigma factor-like helix-turn-helix DNA-binding protein, producing MNDQARLTEFGTGSDIDLSKLTEAQRRAYVAVRLNGVGVREHARQTDREPGTVGNLLRRAEKRLDEEGSA from the coding sequence ATGAACGACCAAGCGCGGCTCACCGAGTTCGGGACCGGGTCCGACATCGACCTGTCGAAGCTCACTGAAGCCCAACGGCGCGCTTACGTCGCCGTTCGCCTGAACGGCGTCGGCGTCCGCGAGCACGCGCGTCAGACCGACCGCGAACCCGGCACTGTCGGCAACCTGCTCCGGCGCGCAGAGAAGCGCCTCGACGAGGAGGGATCAGCGTGA
- a CDS encoding FxsA family protein, whose translation MIWWLLALLLIPLADAIFLVYVAVELLGGLETVLLVVLTALVGMLLVRAEGRRTMRKLRRTLAKGEVPTNELLDGGLLIAAGAFLLTPGLVTDAIGFLLALPPTRALVRGALRRWVVRPYVEKKTGGFATGNVYTFGFPNPDEGDGDDTYDLGDDAYDVEFDDDDAPR comes from the coding sequence ATGATCTGGTGGCTGCTGGCCCTGCTGCTCATCCCGCTGGCCGACGCGATATTCCTCGTGTACGTCGCGGTTGAGCTACTGGGCGGCCTCGAAACCGTGCTTCTCGTCGTGCTCACCGCGCTGGTCGGGATGCTCCTCGTCCGCGCGGAGGGCCGGCGGACGATGCGCAAGCTCCGGCGCACCCTCGCGAAGGGCGAGGTGCCGACGAACGAACTGCTCGACGGCGGCCTGCTCATCGCGGCCGGCGCGTTCCTGCTCACGCCGGGGCTCGTCACGGACGCCATCGGCTTCCTGCTCGCGCTCCCGCCGACGCGCGCGCTCGTCCGCGGCGCGCTCCGGCGCTGGGTCGTCCGCCCGTACGTCGAGAAGAAGACCGGCGGCTTCGCCACCGGTAACGTGTACACGTTCGGCTTCCCGAACCCCGACGAGGGCGACGGTGACGACACCTACGACCTCGGCGACGACGCCTACGACGTGGAGTTCGACGACGACGATGCACCCCGATAA
- a CDS encoding DUF7563 family protein, whose amino-acid sequence MSAVATTDRSTCNHCGAHVSDQFLRVYGDSDDRAHRCSECDTWVRLTEGSAAGLDVPTPDPETSPGRHGSDPA is encoded by the coding sequence ATGAGCGCCGTCGCGACCACGGATAGGTCAACCTGCAATCACTGCGGCGCGCACGTCTCGGATCAGTTCCTGCGGGTGTACGGCGACAGCGACGACCGCGCCCATCGCTGTAGCGAGTGCGATACCTGGGTCCGCCTGACCGAAGGGAGCGCAGCTGGCCTCGACGTGCCGACGCCGGACCCGGAAACGTCCCCCGGCCGTCACGGGAGTGATCCGGCGTGA